A genomic region of Thermogemmata fonticola contains the following coding sequences:
- a CDS encoding glycosyltransferase family 4 protein, which translates to MRIAYITAGAAGMFCGSCLKDNTLVAALRQAGQEAVLIPTYTPIRTDEEDVSLPRVFLGGINVYLEQKFALFRRTPRWLDHLFNRRWLLRLASRFASRTPYRELGELTVSMLRGMDGNQAKEIAELAQWLAEEWKPEVVVLTNALLSGIVPEIQRRTGVPVVVTLQGDDIFLDALLPEHRQECLPLIRANCAQVAAFIATSRYYADYMAEYLGLPRAKIAVIYPGIQLAGCSGARPIRREPPLTIGYFARICPEKGWHQLVEAYCLLRRKGRNLPALRLKVGGYLGAAEREYFQEQMARLEKAGLAGEVEHVDCPTHADKLRFLQSLDLFCVPTVYREPKGLYLLEAWANGVPAVQPAHGAFPELLERSGGGVLVPPNQPEALADALAELILDPDRRERLGQAAAAAVHQAFTAERMAQDTLQLLERCRTLTTLPS; encoded by the coding sequence ATGCGGATTGCCTACATCACCGCCGGTGCGGCGGGCATGTTCTGCGGCAGTTGCCTCAAGGATAACACGCTGGTCGCTGCCCTGCGGCAAGCCGGGCAGGAGGCCGTCCTGATTCCGACCTACACGCCGATCCGCACCGACGAGGAGGATGTGAGCCTGCCGCGGGTCTTTCTCGGCGGCATCAACGTCTATCTGGAGCAGAAGTTCGCCCTTTTCCGGCGGACGCCCCGCTGGCTGGACCACCTTTTCAACCGCCGCTGGCTGCTGCGCCTGGCCTCCCGCTTCGCCTCCCGGACCCCGTACCGCGAACTCGGCGAGCTGACGGTTTCCATGCTCCGCGGGATGGACGGGAACCAGGCTAAGGAGATCGCCGAGCTGGCCCAGTGGCTGGCCGAAGAGTGGAAGCCCGAAGTCGTGGTGCTGACCAACGCCTTGCTCTCCGGCATCGTCCCAGAAATCCAGCGGCGCACCGGCGTGCCCGTGGTGGTCACCCTCCAGGGGGATGACATTTTCCTGGACGCCCTGCTGCCGGAGCACCGCCAGGAGTGCCTGCCGCTCATTCGGGCCAACTGCGCCCAGGTGGCCGCCTTCATCGCCACCAGCCGCTATTACGCGGACTACATGGCGGAGTATCTCGGCCTGCCCCGTGCCAAGATCGCGGTGATCTACCCCGGCATTCAGTTGGCCGGATGCAGCGGGGCGCGGCCCATCCGGCGGGAACCCCCGTTGACCATCGGCTACTTCGCCCGCATCTGCCCGGAGAAAGGCTGGCATCAACTCGTCGAAGCCTACTGCCTGTTGCGGCGTAAGGGGCGGAACCTGCCGGCGCTGCGCTTGAAAGTCGGCGGGTATCTCGGCGCGGCGGAGCGGGAGTACTTCCAGGAGCAGATGGCCCGGTTGGAAAAAGCTGGTCTGGCGGGGGAAGTCGAGCATGTGGATTGCCCGACGCACGCGGACAAGCTGCGCTTTTTGCAGTCGCTGGACCTGTTCTGCGTGCCGACCGTTTACCGGGAGCCGAAGGGGCTGTATCTGCTGGAGGCGTGGGCCAACGGGGTGCCGGCGGTGCAACCGGCGCATGGGGCCTTCCCGGAGTTGCTGGAGCGCAGCGGGGGCGGGGTCCTGGTTCCGCCGAACCAACCAGAAGCGCTGGCCGACGCCCTGGCCGAGCTGATCCTCGACCCGGACCGCCGAGAGCGCCTGGGTCAAGCCGCCGCCGCCGCCGTGCATCAGGCCTTCACCGCCGAACGCATGGCCCAGGACACCCTCCAGTTGCTGGAACGTTGCCGCACTCTCACTACATTGCCATCATGA
- a CDS encoding acyl-CoA thioesterase: MSRTYTTRRRVEFGDTDLAGIMHFANFFRFMESAETEFLRSLGLTVSWRDAGGRWGFPRVQAACEYFQPARFEDLLTITVTVEHVGQKSVRYRFDFSNEQGQTIAVGRITAVFCRAMGPDRLEAVEIPPEVRQRLQGDETPDLAHIPPVPDVP, encoded by the coding sequence ATGAGCCGCACCTATACCACCCGCCGGCGGGTCGAATTCGGGGATACCGACCTGGCCGGCATCATGCACTTTGCCAACTTCTTCCGCTTCATGGAATCGGCGGAGACGGAGTTCCTCCGCTCTTTGGGGCTGACGGTGAGCTGGCGGGATGCCGGCGGGCGCTGGGGCTTCCCCCGTGTCCAGGCGGCCTGCGAGTATTTCCAGCCGGCCCGCTTCGAGGACCTCCTGACCATCACCGTGACGGTGGAACACGTCGGGCAGAAGTCGGTGCGCTACCGCTTCGACTTCAGCAACGAGCAGGGGCAGACGATCGCCGTGGGGCGGATCACCGCCGTCTTCTGCCGGGCGATGGGGCCAGACCGCCTGGAAGCGGTCGAGATTCCCCCGGAGGTCCGCCAGCGCTTGCAGGGCGACGAGACGCCAGACTTGGCCCACATCCCCCCTGTGCCGGACGTGCCGTGA
- a CDS encoding prenyltransferase/squalene oxidase repeat-containing protein → MNAPLPYLTRMNLALLDGLERYPAALLEPHRRFLLAQQEAEGGFRGRAPGADLYYTSFALRSLAVLQSLELEVGQRAAAYLRQRLAGSTQVVDFFAWLLSAALVQLCGCDLWSEAPPDWQQRLADLFERFRSADGGYGKTPAAPRGSTYISFLVCLAAELLGLDLPDKPRLQEFILSQRRDDGGFVEVPAQRRSSTNPTAAALGVLQLLGGLDPPIAASAADFLAGMLAPLDGGLRANPRIPLADLLSTFTGAWTLVSLGVADRLPWKPLRDFALACADPHGGFRGGLWDETPDVEYTFYGLGVLALAAQQDPALTQHIPPDPSG, encoded by the coding sequence GTGAACGCACCGCTGCCTTACCTGACCCGGATGAACCTGGCCCTGCTCGACGGCCTGGAACGCTATCCGGCGGCGCTCCTGGAACCGCACCGCCGCTTCCTTCTGGCCCAGCAGGAAGCCGAGGGCGGCTTCCGCGGCCGCGCCCCCGGTGCGGACCTGTATTACACCAGCTTCGCCTTGCGTTCCCTAGCCGTGCTGCAAAGCCTGGAGCTGGAGGTGGGCCAGCGCGCCGCCGCCTACTTGCGCCAACGCCTCGCCGGCAGCACGCAGGTGGTCGATTTCTTCGCCTGGCTGCTCAGTGCTGCCCTGGTGCAGTTGTGCGGTTGCGACCTGTGGTCCGAAGCGCCCCCGGACTGGCAGCAGCGCCTGGCCGACCTCTTCGAGCGCTTCCGCAGCGCCGACGGCGGCTACGGCAAGACCCCCGCGGCCCCCCGCGGCAGCACCTACATCAGCTTCCTCGTCTGCCTGGCGGCGGAATTGCTCGGCCTGGACTTGCCGGACAAGCCCCGCTTGCAGGAGTTCATCCTCTCCCAGCGGCGGGACGACGGCGGCTTCGTCGAAGTCCCGGCCCAGCGCCGCAGCAGCACCAATCCCACCGCGGCGGCCCTCGGCGTGCTCCAACTGCTCGGCGGCCTCGATCCCCCCATCGCCGCTTCCGCGGCGGACTTCCTCGCCGGTATGCTCGCCCCCCTCGACGGCGGCCTGCGCGCCAACCCCCGCATCCCCCTGGCGGACCTCCTCTCCACCTTCACCGGCGCCTGGACCCTCGTCAGCCTCGGCGTGGCGGACCGCCTCCCCTGGAAACCACTCCGCGACTTCGCCCTCGCCTGTGCCGACCCCCACGGCGGCTTCCGCGGCGGACTCTGGGATGAAACCCCCGATGTCGAGTACACCTTCTACGGCCTCGGCGTGCTCGCCCTCGCCGCCCAGCAGGACCCCGCCCTGACCCAGCACATCCCTCCCGACCCCAGCGGCTAG
- a CDS encoding ABC transporter ATP-binding protein: MALIVENLSKEYPTRSGPLTVLREISFTLLPGESLAIMGPSGSGKSTLLHILGTLDTPSAGRVTLEGVDPFRLRERELAAFRNRRIGFVFQDHHLLPQCNVLENVLIPTLVSGRPAAEVERRARQLLERVGLGHRLDHRPAELSGGERQRVALARALILQPLLVLADEPTGNLDADSAAVVADLLEELHRQERNILIVVTHSVELARRFPRRADLRSARLHFHAEPTTPFSSPAPPAS, from the coding sequence ATGGCTTTGATCGTCGAAAACCTGAGCAAAGAGTATCCCACCCGCAGCGGTCCCCTCACGGTGCTGCGCGAGATTTCCTTCACCTTGCTGCCGGGGGAATCTCTGGCCATCATGGGGCCGTCCGGTTCGGGCAAAAGCACGCTCCTGCACATCCTCGGCACCCTGGACACGCCCAGCGCGGGCCGCGTCACCCTCGAAGGGGTCGATCCTTTCCGCCTGCGGGAACGGGAACTAGCCGCCTTCCGCAATCGCCGCATCGGCTTCGTCTTCCAGGACCATCACTTGCTGCCCCAGTGCAACGTGCTGGAAAATGTGCTCATCCCCACTCTGGTCAGCGGGCGGCCCGCCGCGGAAGTGGAACGGCGGGCGCGGCAGCTCCTGGAACGCGTCGGGCTAGGGCATCGGCTGGACCACCGGCCCGCGGAGCTTTCCGGCGGCGAACGCCAACGCGTCGCCCTGGCCCGTGCCCTCATCTTGCAGCCGCTCCTCGTCCTCGCCGATGAACCGACGGGCAACCTCGACGCCGACAGTGCCGCCGTCGTCGCCGACTTGCTCGAAGAACTGCACCGCCAGGAGCGGAACATCCTGATTGTGGTGACCCACAGCGTCGAATTGGCCCGCCGCTTTCCCCGCCGCGCCGACCTCCGCTCCGCCCGCCTGCACTTCCACGCCGAGCCTACCACCCCCTTCAGCAGTCCCGCCCCCCCTGCTTCCTGA
- a CDS encoding leucine-rich repeat domain-containing protein: MQRRLPLAGAWFGLVGAFLLNVGSNWGQPDEPGGKAKLRRLPEEVVQRWRAAGAEVGWLRVMDYGVIVFFVGESVAKAGDLPGFRFRLWPGDGVVGKLPAPGAPFGLSFTRITDAGLKEVAKLSHLHLLDLSFTQITDAGLPHLAQLKNLQALDLSGTPITDAGVKELAPLQNLQVLYLSNLLFEKPSLITDAALQHLVQLQNLHTLDLSRTKITNAGLQHLAKLKKMQWLNLSYTEITDAALPHLKQLQNLQELNLSRTQITDAGLKHLTQLQNLQRLNLYDTRVTDAGVRELRKALPGCRIIH; this comes from the coding sequence ATGCAGCGGCGACTTCCTCTGGCGGGGGCGTGGTTCGGTCTGGTCGGGGCTTTCCTGCTGAACGTGGGATCAAATTGGGGGCAACCCGACGAGCCAGGGGGTAAGGCCAAACTCCGTCGGTTGCCGGAGGAGGTAGTCCAGCGCTGGCGTGCGGCGGGTGCCGAGGTGGGCTGGCTCCGCGTCATGGATTATGGAGTCATCGTGTTTTTTGTGGGGGAAAGTGTAGCCAAGGCGGGGGACCTTCCTGGTTTTCGGTTTAGGCTGTGGCCAGGGGACGGCGTAGTAGGCAAGCTCCCCGCTCCCGGCGCACCCTTTGGGCTGAGTTTCACCCGAATTACGGACGCGGGTTTGAAGGAGGTAGCCAAACTGAGTCACCTGCACCTGCTGGACCTGAGCTTCACCCAGATCACCGACGCGGGACTCCCACATTTAGCCCAACTCAAAAACCTGCAAGCGCTGGACCTGAGCGGCACCCCGATCACCGATGCCGGAGTCAAAGAACTGGCCCCACTCCAAAACTTGCAAGTGCTGTACCTGAGCAACCTTCTGTTTGAGAAGCCTAGCCTGATCACCGACGCCGCACTCCAACACCTGGTCCAACTCCAAAACCTCCACACGCTGGACCTCAGCCGGACCAAGATCACCAACGCTGGACTCCAACACCTGGCCAAGCTTAAAAAAATGCAATGGCTGAACCTGAGCTACACCGAGATCACCGACGCTGCACTCCCCCACCTGAAACAACTCCAAAACCTGCAAGAGCTGAACTTGAGCCGCACCCAAATCACCGATGCCGGACTCAAACACCTGACCCAACTTCAAAACCTGCAACGGCTGAACCTGTACGACACCCGTGTCACGGATGCAGGGGTTCGGGAACTGCGAAAAGCCTTGCCGGGCTGTAGGATCATACACTGA